The following coding sequences are from one Nicotiana tomentosiformis chromosome 3, ASM39032v3, whole genome shotgun sequence window:
- the LOC138906928 gene encoding uncharacterized protein codes for MLTTEYDLFRMKDDESIQDMHTRFTSIINELHYLGETIPRNKLVRKILSVLPSSWESKVNAITEAKDLQTLTIDELVGNLKIYKMNNYKDNERREPKREKNLVLKTDINDSSSEDDDMAYLIRRFQKMVRRNEGIPKRANSSKPKIYDLCHKCGKPGHFIKEFPLLKQDQYKNNFDKATKRNPVPDKCFNRKNVVDNIVKQALAAWGDSSSESEKENDHGDSSTMAVESEATEYGSIFALMAQSDDDEDDDDDKVNFLDVQRNMKSYSPKKLMSLANVLINTYHSLINDKDVLTVELGEAEQTRDDLVIIVVDLKETIENLKKEKDALDEKITNIEHERDDLMVVVVDLKETFECVRKEKEVLAERVANIEHERDDLLVVVVDLKEIIGEPKIESRPENSQKGKEVASEAHIKLESELNSVKSSLCAELEKNKQLHEELGRVKSDLEKSLKWTWSSDVITAMYTNNGGNRQGIGFQREKIPYNPHSKYVTVPDNWLCTHCGNTGHFKENCKARFQSQQKNKVFAEKVTTGTVKESSLQWYMDSDCSKHMTGSTSDFLSLKALQGGSVSFGNDKKGYILGVGWIEKSLSYSIENVYYMNGLKYSLLSVSQICDKGNKVELMSKICTVTNIMTGKEAGSCKLHVAEQIGQEGPSLWSAQVKFQGSQSV; via the exons ATGCTCACAACTGAATACGATCTCTTTAGGATGAAAGATGATGAATCTATCCAAGATATGCACACTCGCTTCACCTCCATCATTAATGAGCTTCACTATCTTGGTGAAACTATTCCAAGAAACAAGCTTGTCAGGAAAATTCTTAGTGTTCTGCCCAGTTCTTGGGAAAGCAAAGTGAACGCCATTACAGAGGCGAAGGACTTGCAGACACTGACCATAGATGAACTTGTTGGCAAtctgaaaatatataaaatgaataattataaggacaatgaaagaagagaacccaaaagggagaagaactTGGTCCTCAAGACAGACATCAATGATTCAAGTAGCGAGGATGATGATATGGCTTACTTGATAAGAAGATTCCAGAAGATGGTTCGCAGGAATGAAGGCATTCCAAAAAGGGCAAACTCTAGCAAGCCAAAAATTTATGACCTCTGTCATAAATGTGGCAAGCcaggacactttatcaaggagtTCCCTCTCTTAAAGCAAGATCAGTACAAAAATAACTTTGACAAAGCAaccaagaggaacccggttcctgataAATGCTTCAACAGAAAGAATGTCGTTGACAATATTGTAaagcaagctcttgctgcatggggagactcctccAGTGAATCTGAAAAAGAAAATGATCATGGTGATAGTTCAACGATGGCAGTGGAAAGTGAAGCAACTGAGTATGgctcaatctttgccttgatggctcagtcggatgatgatgaagatgacgacGATGATAAGGTAAATTTTCTGGATGTTCAGAGAAATATGAAATCTTATTCTCCTAAAAAACTCATGTCTTTGGCAAATGTGTTAATTAATACTTATcacagtcttataaatgataaagatGTTTTAACTGTGGAGTTAGGAGAAGCAGAACAAACCAGAGATGACTTAGTaatcattgttgttgatttaaaggAAACAATTGAGAACCTGAAGAAAGAGAAGGATGCCTTAGATGAAAAAATTACAAATATAGAACATGAAAGAGATGATCTAATGGTCGTTGTGGTAGACCTAAAAGAGACCTTTGAGTgtgtaagaaaggaaaaagaagtctTAGCTGAGAGAGTTGCTAACAttgagcatgagagagatgacctattagtGGTGGTAGTGGACTTGAAGGAAATAATTGGTGAACCTAAAATAGAGAGTAGGCCTGAAAATtctcaaaagggaaaggaagttgcaagcgaggcacacattaagcttgaaagtGAGTTAAATTCAGTGAAGTCTAGTTTGTGtgctgagcttgagaaaaacaaaCAACTTCATGAAGAACTAGGAAGAGTTAAGagtgatcttgaaaaatcactcaagtggacctggtcctctgatgttATCACTGCCATGTACACCAACAATGGGGGAAATAGGCAGGGGATTGGGTTCCAAAGGGAAAAGATTCCCtacaaccctcatagcaagtatgttactgtacctgataattggctttgcactcactgtggcaaCACTGGGCACTTTAAAGAAAATTGTAAGGCCAGATTTCAGTCacaacagaaaaataaagtttttgctgAAAAAGTAACTACTG GAACAGTGAAAGAAAGCAGCCtacaatggtacatggatagtgactgctcaaagcacatgactggAAGTACAAGTGATTTCCTTTCACTTAAAGCCCTCcaaggagggagtgtatcctttggaaatgacaagaaaggatacattctgggagttggatGGATTGAGAAGTCTCTCTCATACTCAATCGAAAATGTGTACTACATGAACGGGTTGAAGTACAGCTTGCTAAGTGTTTCCCAGATTTGTGACAAAGGAAACAAGGTGGAGCTTATGTCAAAAATATGTACAGTCACAAACATAATGACTGGTAAG GAGGCTGGGTCATGCAAGCTTCACGTTGCTGAACAAATTGGTCAGGAAGGACCTAGTTTGTGGTCTGCCCAAGTCAAGtttcaaggatcacaaagtgtgTGA
- the LOC117275486 gene encoding uncharacterized protein: protein MAAPPNFEDGQSTYRPPRFNGQYYRWWKTRMHDFIMAEDSELWDVICDRPFVPTKNLGDPAVAIPKTRKEFNDADQKAIEKNFRAKTILVCGIGPDEYNRISTCQSAK, encoded by the coding sequence ATGGCTGCTCCTCCAAACTTCGAAGATGGCCAGTCTACTTACAGACCACCTAGGTTCAATGGACAATATTACAGATGGTGGAAAACTAGGATGCACGACttcatcatggctgaagattctGAGCTATGGGATGTCATATGTGACAGACCCTTTGTTCCTACCAAGAATCTTGGCGACCCAGCTGTAGCCATTCCCAAGACGAGAAAGGAATTCAATGACGCTGATCAAAAGGCCATAGAAAAGAACTTCCGTGCAAAGACAATTCTTGTTTGTGGCATTGGTCCTGATGAATATAATAGGATATCGACATGCCAATCAGCAAAATAA